One region of Juglans regia cultivar Chandler chromosome 4, Walnut 2.0, whole genome shotgun sequence genomic DNA includes:
- the LOC108986898 gene encoding uncharacterized protein LOC108986898 has product MAAVDGHSSGHPSFAEMAVAAPQPLPEISVAHRVPKVMDGEIFFQFSKEEINRSAEPFRFSIVIKFLRQRPSLDAIRAFIANRWGLSSIPVVSSMKLPRNVFIRLATEADFVKVLSHESCEVNGVAYCAFHWSPDFNEEHEPSNVPVWILLPGLPPNFYQESFLQIFTAPLGRFIRRDNSTCCATRTDGARLCLEMDAAKEPISYFWIGTPGLATSRKQEIIFETLPAYCGKCRVQGHNSKTCRAGKPKQEERNRGRNKEKDESGGNTSSQKEDGEINNPLFFPPETEAAEPVAPCEDEVKTQHGAHDQERMTGEYVSGGPSIDNKRDGEIPVPSSPETESVKDVSLEQLGNSL; this is encoded by the coding sequence atggcagccgtgGATGGCCATTCTTCTGGCCATCCATCCTTCGCCGAAATGGCTGTTGCGGCGCCGCAACCACTCCCTGAAATCTCAGTTGCCCATCGTGTTCCAAAAGTAATGGAcggagaaatattttttcaattctcaaaggAAGAAATCAACAGATCTGCAGAACCTTTCCGCTTCTCGATTGTGATCAAGTTCCTCCGCCAACGTCCCTCTTTGGATGCGATTCGTGCGTTCATTGCCAATCGATGGGGTCTGTCTTCTATCCCGGTGGTTTCCTCTATGAAGTTGCCCCGAAACGTCTTCATCAGATTGGCTACGGAAGCAGACTTTGTGAAAGTCCTGTCCCATGAATCATGTGAAGTGAATGGAGTGGCTTACTGTGCGTTCCACTGGTCTCCTGATTTTAATGAGGAACATGAACCTTCTAATGTTCCGGTGTGGATCCTCCTTCCCGGATTACCCCCcaacttttatcaagaatcgTTCCTTCAGATCTTCACCGCTCCGCTTGGTCGATTCATACGCAGGGATAATTCCACGTGTTGTGCGACCCGAACTGATGGAGCTCGGCTTTGCTTGGAGATGGATGCTGCTAAGGAGCCGATCTCGTACTTCTGGATTGGCACTCCTGGTCTGGCTACGAGCAGAAAACAAGAGATTATTTTTGAAACGTTGCCGGCGTATTGTGGTAAATGCAGAGTGCAGGGACATAACTCTAAGACCTGTCGAGCAGGTAAACCCAAGCAGGAGGAACGAAACCGGGGACGGAACAAAGAAAAGGATGAATCGGGTGGAAACACTTCATCTCAGAAAGAGGATGGTGAAATAAATAATCCTCTATTTTTCCCTCCCGAAACAGAGGCTGCTGAACCTGTGGCGCCGTGTGAGGATGAAGTTAAAACTCAACATGGGGCTCATGATCAGGAACGTATGACAGGGGAATATGTTTCTGGTGGACCAAGTATTGATAATAAACGGGACGGTGAGATTCCAGTTCCTAGCTCTCCTGAGACTGAGTCCGTTAAAGATGTCAGTCTGGAACAGCTTGGAAACTCACTCTGA
- the LOC108990273 gene encoding tyrosine decarboxylase 1-like, translating to MDAFNFNHEFMMKHSSSYDTNNPLDPEEFRRQGHMIIDFLADYYLNIEKYPVLSQVEPGYLRKRLPESTPYNPESIETILQDVQDHILPGVTHWQSPSYFAYFPSSGSIAGFLGEMLSTGFNVVGFNWISSPAATELESIVMDWLGEMLQLPKSFLFSGNGGGVLQGTTCEAILCTLVAARDQMLRRIGSQNMGKLVVYGSDQTHCSLQKAARIAGINPSNFRAIKTTKSTTFSLSPDSLRSAICKDIDAGLIPLFLCATVGTTSTTAIDPLRSLCDVAKDYGLWVHVDAAYAGSVCICPEFRHVIDGVEGANSFSLNAHKWFLTTLDCCCLWVKDPSALVKSLSTNPEYLRNKATDSRQVVDYKDWQLTLSRRFRSLKLWFVLRSYGVAKLRDFLRSHVNMAKLFEGFVTSDKRFEIVVPRSFAVVCFRVLSPRMDNGVAYAKRTTNGHTNGHLNGHTNGHSNGHLNGHTNGHLNGHTNGKGDDHDHDDHNYMKEESTNELNRKLLESINKAGRVFMTHSMVGGVFVIRFAVGATLVEEKHVITAWKVVQEHANAILSENY from the coding sequence ATGGATGCCTTCAATTTCAACCATGAATTCATGATGAAACACTCGTCTTCCTATGACACAAATAATCCACTAGACCCTGAGGAGTTCAGGCGTCAAggccacatgatcatagattTTCTAGCtgattattatttgaatatcgAGAAATATCCTGTCCTTAGCCAAGTCGAACCAGGTTATCTCCGAAAACGCCTGCCAGAATCTACCCCATATAATCCTGAATCCATTGAAACCATTCTCCAAGACGTGCAGGACCATATACTTCCCGGTGTAACTCATTGGCAAAGCCCTAGCTATTTTGCTTACTTCCCATCCAGCGGAAGCATAGCAGGGTTTCTTGGCGAGATGCTTTCCACTGGATTCAATGTGGTTGGCTTCAACTGGATTTCGTCACCAGCTGCGACTGAGCTAGAGTCAATAGTCATGGATTGGCTCGGAGAGATGCTTCAGCTGCCCAAGTCTTTCCTTTTCTCGGGCAATGGTGGGGGCGTGCTACAAGGGACTACTTGTGAGGCCATTTTGTGCACACTCGTCGCTGCTAGGGATCAAATGTTGCGCCGCATTGGGAGTCAGAATATGGGAAAGTTGGTGGTCTATGGATCTGACCAAACGCATTGTTCACTTCAAAAGGCGGCACGGATAGCCGGAATCAACCCAAGTAATTTCAGAGCCATCAAAACCACCAAGAGCACGACATTTTCGTTGTCCCCGGACTCCCTACGATCAGCCATTTGCAAAGATATTGATGCAGGCCTAATCCCTTTATTCTTGTGTGCCACTGTGGGGACAACTTCGACAACTGCAATTGATCCACTAAGGTCGTTATGCGATGTTGCCAAAGATTATGGCTTGTGGGTCCATGTCGACGCTGCTTATGCTGGAAGCGTCTGCATTTGTCCTGAGTTCCGGCATGTCATTGATGGTGTTGAGGGTGCAAACTCTTTTAGCCTCAATGCACATAAATGGTTCCTAACCACTTTAGATTGCTGCTGCCTTTGGGTCAAGGACCCGAGCGCCTTGGTAAAATCACTCTCAACAAATCCTGAGTACTTGAGGAATAAGGCAACCGATTCAAGGCAAGTGGTGGACTACAAAGACTGGCAGCTTACCCTAAGCCGAAGATTCCGATCTTTGAAATTATGGTTCGTGCTTCGAAGCTATGGCGTGGCTAAGCTTAGGGACTTTCTGAGAAGTCATGTTAACATGGCCAAGCTTTTTGAAGGGTTTGTCACATCCGACAAGAGGTTTGAAATTGTTGTCCCTAGAAGCTTTGCTGTGGTTTGCTTTAGGGTTTTGTCCCCAAGAATGGATAACGGCGTAGCATACGCAAAACGTACTACAAATGGTCATACAAATGGGCACTTAAACGGTCATACAAACGGGCACTCAAACGGGCACTTAAACGGTCATACAAATGGGCACCTAAACGGTCATACAAATGGAAAgggtgatgatcatgatcatgatgatcataacTACATGAAAGAAGAAAGTACAAATGAGCTCAACCGGAAGTTATTGGAGTCCATTAACAAGGCAGGCCGTGTTTTTATGACTCATTCCATGGTTGGCGGTGTGTTCGTGATAAGGTTTGCAGTTGGAGCAACTCTAGTGGAAGAAAAGCACGTTATCACGGCTTGGAAAGTGGTGCAGGAGCACGCAAATGCCATACTTAGCGAAAACTACTAA